The following proteins are encoded in a genomic region of Schistocerca serialis cubense isolate TAMUIC-IGC-003099 chromosome 9, iqSchSeri2.2, whole genome shotgun sequence:
- the LOC126419521 gene encoding piggyBac transposable element-derived protein 4-like — MYVVTHNVIFFLEDEIDDSLSSDEDENDVEGVASNPAAVPYPKDSEWTAVDTYRPLPVNTTPRQILVDIDESSSVLDCSKVFLTDSDVNELKRQTNLYASQTIQKKRRGNNLKPHSVLSSWKPVTISEMRRFLGIIFHMCVSKKPKIADHWSTNPVLSCNFCPHVMSRLRFTQILSCLHLVDNSNQKKPGEDGFHPLYKVLPYYNNLKERCIQAYRPSEKVTIDEGICPFRGRVSFRVYMQNKPHKYGLKVYAVAEASSGYVVNFEVYAGKHIVDNSSSAVILRLLSDSSLLNKGHTVYLDRFYSSPELFQQLAEKGTGAVGTVNKSRKGLPKDLVSAKLKKGEMSFRRKDNVLAMKWKDKRDVYTLSTRHQATFGTHTKRNGSVVLKPLQVLDYNLNKIGVDIGDQRLQYNPFQHRTVKWWRKLYFHLLLMGVSNAFWLYNAVHRKKITITDFITVLAVQLVEDDTLEFIPRNEGTVGRLTKRHFLQHIPATTKKYAARVCHVCSSRSKKQSGKASRKETRYECEQCGVALCLEPCFKIFHTKKQYDSV; from the coding sequence atgtatgtagttacacataatgtgatattctttttagaagacgagattgatgacagtttgtcttcagatgaagacgagaatgatgttgaaggtgttgcttcaaatccagcagctgtgccgtatccgaaagacagtgagtggactgcagttgacacctaccgacctctgcctgtcaacacgacacccaggcagatactagtggatattgatgagtcgagttctgtactggattgcagtaaagtgttccttactgacagtgacgtaaatgaactcaagagacagacaaatttgtatgcatcacagacaatacagaagaaaagaagaggaaataatctgaagccccattcagttttgagttcgtggaagccagtgactataagtgagatgaggcgtttcttgggtattattttccacatgtgtgtttcgaaaaagccaaaaattgcggaccattggagcactaatcctgttcttagttgtaacttttgtccccatgtcatgagccgtttgcgtttcactcagatactgtcatgcttgcatcttgttgacaattcaaatcagaaaaaaccaggcgaagatggatttcatccactttacaaagttttgccatattataataatttgaaggagcgatgtatccaggcatatcgtccctcagaaaaagtgacaattgatgaaggaatttgcccatttcgaggtcgtgtgagtttccgtgtttacatgcaaaataagcctcataagtatggactgaaagtatatgctgttgctgaagccagtagtggctatgttgtaaattttgaagtttatgctggtaagcatattgttgacaattcttcgtctgcggttattttgcgattgttgtctgacagcagcttgctgaacaaaggccacactgtgtatttagatcgattttattccagtccagagctatttcagcaactggcagagaaaggcactggagctgttggtactgtgaacaaatccaggaaaggattgcctaaagatttagtatctgctaagctgaaaaagggcgaaatgtcttttcggcgtaaagataatgtattggcaatgaagtggaaagataagagagatgtgtatacattgtctacaaggcatcaagcaacatttggtacgcatactaagagaaatgggtctgtagtattgaaaccacttcaggtacttgattacaacctcaataaaattggagtggatattggagaccaacgcctgcagtacaatccgttccagcacagaactgtgaaatggtggcgaaaattatatttccatttgctgcttatgggagtatcaaatgcattttggctgtacaatgcagtgcacaggaagaaaattacaataacagactttataacagtgcttgcagttcagcttgttgaagacgacacacttgaattcattccaagaaatgaaggaactgtaggtcggctaacaaagagacattttttgcagcacatacctgcaactactaagaagtatgctgctcgtgtgtgtcacgtgtgcagttccaggagcaagaaacagagtggcaaggcttctcgcaaagagacacgatacgaatgtgaacagtgtggcgttgcactctgcctggaaccttgctttaaaattttccacactaaaaaacaatatgattctgtgtga